From one Lotus japonicus ecotype B-129 chromosome 3, LjGifu_v1.2 genomic stretch:
- the LOC130743183 gene encoding N-terminal acetyltransferase A complex auxiliary subunit NAA15-like, which produces MGASLPPKEANLFKLIVKSYESKQYKKGLKAADTILRKFPDHGETLSMKGLTLNCMDRKPEAYELVRQGLKNDLKSHVCWHVFGLLYRSDRDYREAIKCYRNALKIDPDNIEILRDLSLLQAQMRDLTGFVETRQQLLTLKPNHRMNWIGFAVSHHLNSNASKAIEILEAYEGTVEDDYPPQNERCEHGEMLLYKISLLEECGFFERALEELQKNESKIVDKLGYKEQEVSLFVNLGRLEEGEKLYQALLAMNPDNYSYYEGLQKCVGLYSEDGHFAPDEIDRLDALYKTLGQQFKWSSAVKRIPLDFLQGDRFREAADSYMRPLLTKGVPSLFSDLSSLYDHPGKANILEQLILELENSIRTTGTYPGRVEKEPPSTLMWILFLLSQHYDRRSQYEIALSKINEAIEHTPTVIDLYSVKSRILKHAGDLAAAAAFADEARCMDLSDRYVNSECVKRMLQADQVVLAEKTAVLFTKEGDQHNNLHDMQCMWYELASAESYFRQGDLGLALKKFLAVEKHYTDITEDQFDFHSYCLRKMTLRTYVEMLKFQDRLHSHVYFHKAAVGAIRCYIKLHDSPPKSTAEEDDDMSKLLPSQKKKLRQKQRKAEARAKKEAEEKNEESSASGISKSGKRQAKPVDPDPRGEKLLQVEDPLLEATKYLKLLQKNSPDSLETHLLSFELHMRRQKILLAFQAVKQLLRLDAEHPDSHRCLIKFFHKVGSLNTPVNDSEKLVWSVVEAERQTISQLQGKSLFETNKSFLEKYEDSLMHRAAFGEMMYVLDPSRRSEAVKIIEGSTNSPVSRNGTIGLVKDWKLEDCIEVHKLLGTVLVDKDAALRWKVRCAEIFPYSVYFEGRHSSASPNSALNQICKKSFENGSSSHSVGNCKVESITSNGKLDTFKDLTI; this is translated from the exons ATGGGTGCTTCTCTTCCTCCAAAGGAAGCCAACCTCTTCAAGCTTATTGTT AAATCCTATGAATCCAAACAATATAAGAAGGGCCTCAAAGCAGCCGATACGATTTTGAGGAAATTTCCAGACCATGGAG AAACTTTATCGATGAAGGGTTTGACATTAAATTGTATGGATCGTAAACCTGAGGCATATGAACTGGTTCGGCAAGGATTAAAG AATGATCTGAAAAGTCATGTTTGCTGGCATGTTTTTGGTCTCCTTTATCGGTCAGACAGAGATTATAGGGAAGCGATCAAGTGCTACCGTAATGCACTGAAAATTGATCCAGACAATATTGAAATCTTACGAGACCTGTCGCTCTTACAG GCTCAAATGCGAGATTTAACTGGCTTTGTTGAGACACGGCAACAGCTTCTGACTCTCAAGCCAAACCATCGCATGAATTGGATTGGCTTTGCTGTTTCACATCATCTGAACTCTAA TGCATCAAAGGCTATTGAAATTCTTGAAGCGTATGAAGGGACAGTAGAAGATGATTATCCTCCACAAAATGAACGGTGTGAGCATGGGGAAATGCTTTTATATAAG ATCTCTTTGTTAGAGGAATGTGGTTTCTTTGAGAGAGCTCTTGAGGAGTTGCAGAAGAATGAGTCAAAAATT GTTGATAAGCTTGGATATAAAGAACAAGAGGTTTCACTTTTTGTGAACCTTGGTCGCTTAGAAGAAGGCGAGAAATTGTACCAGGCATTACTTGCCATGAATCCTGACAATTATAG TTATTATGAAGGCCTCCAAAAGTGTGTTGGGTTATATTCAGAAGATGGCCATTTTGCTCCTGATGAGATAGATCGGTTAGATGCCTTGTACAAAACACTTGGGCAGCAATTTAAGTGGTCTTCTGCTGTTAAG AGAATACCACTGGATTTTCTACAAGGTGATAGATTTCGAGAAGCAGCTGATAGTTATATGAGACCTCTCCTTACTAAG GGAGTTCCATCTCTATTCTCTGATCTTTCTTCTTTGTAcgatcaccctgggaaggcaa ACATTTTGGAACAACTTATTCTTGAGTTAGAGAATTCAATTAGGACTACTGGTACATACCCTGGGAG GGTGGAAAAAGAGCCCCCTTCAACTCTTATGTGGATTTTGTTCTTGTTGTCTCAG CATTATGACAGGCGGAGTCAATATGAAATTGCTCTTTCTAAAATCAATGAGGCTATTGAACACACACCTACCGTCATTGATCTATATTCTGTCAAG AGTAGGATACTGAAGCATGCTGGTGACttggctgctgctgctgcatTTGCAGATGAAGCTAGATGCATGGATCTTTCAGATCGCTATGTTAATAGTGAATGCGTTAAACGCATGCTGCAAGCTGATCAG GTGGTTTTGGCAGAAAAAACTGCTGTGTTATTCACAAAAGAAGGGGATCAGCACAACAACCTGCATGACATGCAGTGCATGTG GTATGAGCTTGCCTCTGCTGAAAGCTATTTCCGCCAAGGTGATCTTGGACTGGCTCTCAAGAAATTTTTAGCAGTGGAGAAACATTATACAGATATTACTGAAGATCAATTTGATTTTCATTCATATTGCTTAAGGAAAATGACATTGCGTACGTATGTGGAGATGCTTAAATTTCAAGACCGGTTGCATTCACATGTATATTTTCATAAAGCCGCTGTTGGTGCTATCAG ATGTTACATAAAATTGCACGATTCTCCTCCAAAGTCTACAgctgaggaagatgatgatatgtCTAAGTTGCTTCCATCTCAGAAAAAGAAATTGAGGCAAAAACAGAGAAAGGCGGAAGCAAGAGCTAAGAAA GAGGCagaagaaaagaatgaagaatcaAGTGCCAGTGGGATATCAAAGTCTGGGAAACGACAGGCAAAACCTGTTGATCCAGATCCACGTGGGGAAAAATTGTTGCAG GTTGAAGACCCACTGTTGGAAGCTACAAAGTACTTGAAGTTGCTGCAGAAGAATTCACCTGATTCATTGGAGACACACTTGCTCTCTTTTGAATTACATATGAGAAGACAGAAAATTTTGCTAGCCTTCCAG GCTGTAAAGCAGTTACTGAGGTTGGATGCCGAACACCCTGATTCTCATCGCTGCTTG ATTAAATTCTTCCATAAAGTGGGATCCCTAAACACTCCTGTGAATGACAGCGAGAAGCTCGTCTGGAGCGTCGTGGAAGCTGAACGCCAAACTATTAG TCAGTTGCAGGGGAAATCTCTGTTTGAGACAAATAAGTCATTCCTTGAAAAATATGAAG ATTCTTTGATGCATAGAGCTGCTTTTGGAGAAATGATGTACGTTTTAGATCCCAGCAGAAGGTCTGAGGCTGTCAAGATTATTGAAGGGTCAACCAATAGCCCTGTGTCAAG AAATGGCACAATCGGACTGGTCAAGGATTGGAAACTAGAAGATTGTATTGAAGTTCATAAACTTCTTGGAACCGTCCTTGTTGATAAGGATGCGGCATTGA GATGGAAAGTACGGTGTGCTGAAATTTTCCCGTACTCTGTATACTTTGAGGGTCGTCACAGTTCTGCCTCTCCCAACTCCGCTCTCAATCAGATATGCAAGAAAAGCTTTGAAAATGGAAGTTCTAGCCATTCGGTAGGTAATTGCAAAGTGGAATCTATTACATCAAATGGGAAGCTAGATACATTTAAAGATCTCACTATTTGA
- the LOC130748409 gene encoding uncharacterized protein LOC130748409, with the protein MGGYLQYGRQTFRQILRCSTSAGNVVRNSVRSQLGCEGTALSSSYSGKSLYSTSSDARIVQDLLAQVEKDRLREKNERMRAGLDTADIDAEGEEDYMGVGPLIEKLEKEKLKECPELMRYEEPTDSDSDEDEYEASQKKFDDFERKFKRHQDLLKNFTDADTLDDAFKWMNRIDKFEDKHFRLRPEYRVIGELMNRLKVVTDQKDKFILQNKLNRALRLVQWKEAFDPDNPDNYGVIQHEQLGPTSDALQNAGFEKEKQTIQGQGDAADDDDEQEFDDMKEKDNIILAKLDAIDKKLEEKLAELEYTFGKKGKVLEEEIRDLAEERNELTEKKRRPLYRKGFDVKLINVNRTCKVTKGGQVVKYTAMLACGNYNGVVGFAKAKGPAVPVALQKAYEKCFQNLHFVERHEEHTIAHAIQTSFKKTKVYLWPAPTATGMKAGRIVQTILHLAGFKNVKSKVVGSRNPHNTVKAVFKALNAIETPRDVQEKFGRTVVEKYLL; encoded by the exons ATGGGGGGTTATCTTCAATATGGTAGACAAACTTTTAGGCAAATATTAAGATGTAGTACAAGTGCTGGCAATGTGGTCAGAAACTCCGTGAGATCGCAACTCGGGTGTGAAGGCACTGCGTTATCATCGTCGTACTCCGGGAAGAGTCTTTATTCGACGTCTTCTGATGCCAGGATAGTGCAGGACCTTCTTGCTCAGGTGGAGAAGGATAGGctgagagagaaaaatgagagaatGAGGGCGGGCTTGGACACGGCTGACATTGATGCCGAGGGTGAAGAGGACTACATGGGCGTGGGCCCTCTCATTGAGAAGCTTGAAAAGGAGAAGCTCAAGGAGTGTCCTGAATTGATGCGCTATGAAGAGCCGACGGACTCTGACAGTGATGAAGATGAGTATGAGGCCAGCCAGAAGAAGTTTGATGATTTCGAGAGGAAGTTCAAGAGGCACCAAGATTTACTTAAGAACTTCACTGACGCTGACACACTCGACGATGCTTTCAAGTGGATGAACAGAATTGACAAGTTTGAAGACAAGCATTTTAGGCTCCGTCCTGAATACAGGGTTATTGGGGAGCTCATGAATCGCCTCAAAGTAGTAACTGACCAGAAGGATAAGTTCATTCTGCAGAACAAGCTTAATAGGGCCTTGAGATTGGTGCAGTGGAAGGAGGCTTTTGATCCTGATAACCCTGACAATTATGGTGTCATTCAACATGAACAGCTGGGACCTACTTCAGATGCCCTGCAAAATGCTGGCTTTGAAAAGGAGAAGCAAACCATACAAGGACAAGGAGACGCTGCTGATGACGATGATGAACAAGAGTTTGATGACATGAAAGAAAAAGACAACATAATACTGGCTAAACTTGACGCCATTGACAAGAAACTTGAGGAGAAACTAGCAGAACTTGAGTATACATTTGGAAAGAAGGGCAAGGTTCTAGAAGAAGAGATCAGAGATCTTGCAGAGGAGAGAAATGAGTTAACCGAGAAGAAAAGAAGGCCTCTTTACCGGAAG GGTTTTGATGTAAAATTGATAAACGTGAACCGAACTTGTAAAGTCACAAAG GGTGGACAAGTCGTTAAGTACACTGCTATGCTGGCTTGTGGCAACTATAATGGTGTTGTGGGTTTTGCAAAAGCCAAAGGCCCTGCAGTTCCAGTTGCCCTCCAGAAG GCATATGAGAAGTGCTTTCAGAATTTGCATTTTGTTGAGCGTCATGAGGAGCATACAATTGCACACGCAATACAAACCTCTTTTAAAAAGACCAAG GTGTATCTCTGGCCTGCCCCCACTGCAACTGGCATGAAAGCTGGCAGAATAGTCCAAACCATACTGCATTTAGCTGGTTTTAAGAATGTCAAGTCGAAG GTTGTTGGTTCCAGAAACCCTCATAACACTGTTAAGGCTGTCTTCAAAGCGCTTAATGCG ATTGAAACGCCAAGGGATGTCCAAGAGAAGTTTGGCCGGACTGTGGTTGAGAAGTATCTATTGTAA